In Candidatus Paceibacterota bacterium, a genomic segment contains:
- a CDS encoding class I tRNA ligase family protein produces the protein MEENQQKIAKNKVAEREEKILAFWEKEKIFEKSLKQTEGGKEFVFYDGPPFANGLPHYGHILASLIKDAIPRYKTMRGFHVPRRWGWDCHGLPVENLVEKELGLSSKKDIENYGMDKFNRASAESVMRYAGDWRKIVPRLGRWVDMEADYRTMDTSYTESVWWSFKTLYDKGLIYEGFKSMHLCPHCETTLSNFEVTQGYKDTTDLSVTAKFKLLNSDARVGTPTLRQASGLPTYILAWTTTPWTLPGNTALAVNPSIEYSLVELENIRYIVSSARLPEVFKGQTFRVLQTIKGDELIGLEYEQLFDYYAKDSKLKNRENGWKIYPADFVTTEDGTGIVHIAPAFGEDDYQLSLKFSLPFVQHVGTNGVFKPEVKDFLGLSVKPKEDPTKTDVEIIKWLAHAGKLFAKEKFTHSYPFCWRCDTPLINYATSSWFVKVTALKDKLIKANQGISWVPEDVKDGRFGKWLEGARDWAISRSRFWGAPLPVWRCDKCARLEVVGSLADLEKLEAKPRNKFLVMRHGESTSNVGGVVCSLLDCNGLTKLGVKEAFESAEALKGQKIDLVITSPLNRTKETAEIVRKVLNLPETAVIVDESFHEISFGVFEKKSISEYHAFFKSPQARFDERPGGGESEADVRKRVGRRLFELENKYEGKTILIVTHDTPAWLIGVAALGLNRGDAVAFHGPDLFLKNAEVKEVTLRILPRNEEFEIDLHRPFIDGVKTQCSCGGTLKRVPEVFDCWYESGSMPFASVHYPFDKSRFSPGGFLKRQKNFPANFIAEGQDQTRGWFYTMLILGVALFGRSPYENVIVNGIVLAEDGQKMSKRLRNYPDPMEVVDKYGMDALRYYLLASPVVKAQDLCFSEKGVDEVLKKVFNRLDNVLQFYLLYSSSLLTTHSSLPTSTNVLDRWILARLTETTDNMTEAFEGYELDKVVRPIGDFVEDLSTWYLRRSRDRFKGANEVDKQSALAATRFVLAQFAKLLAPVAPFFAEYLYDNVKGLNDFQSVHLEKWPEASLEVKKSGSSEVLEGMQEVRKVVSLGLEARAKANLKVRQPLAKLTFDIHSSKIKDKPEMLALIADEVNVKAVVWGETGHDTVELDTNITAELKEEGSVRDFVRAVQELRKQKNLNPGEIKNLSVATSEAGQTFLKKYEKEITSTTATKLNFVPVLSEGIETVVDGLVFRLDI, from the coding sequence ATGGAAGAAAATCAGCAGAAAATCGCTAAGAACAAAGTGGCTGAAAGAGAAGAAAAAATCTTAGCTTTTTGGGAAAAAGAGAAAATTTTTGAGAAATCCTTAAAACAAACTGAAGGTGGCAAAGAGTTTGTCTTTTATGATGGTCCACCTTTTGCCAACGGCTTGCCCCACTACGGCCACATCTTGGCCAGTTTGATTAAAGATGCCATTCCTCGTTATAAAACAATGAGGGGTTTTCATGTGCCTAGGCGTTGGGGTTGGGATTGCCACGGTCTGCCGGTAGAAAACTTGGTGGAGAAAGAGCTGGGCCTATCTTCAAAAAAAGATATTGAAAATTACGGCATGGACAAATTTAATCGCGCTTCAGCCGAATCGGTGATGCGCTACGCCGGCGATTGGCGGAAAATTGTGCCTCGTCTTGGTCGGTGGGTAGACATGGAAGCGGATTATCGGACAATGGATACCAGTTATACTGAATCGGTCTGGTGGTCATTCAAAACTCTTTATGATAAAGGTCTGATTTATGAAGGTTTTAAGTCGATGCACCTTTGTCCTCATTGTGAGACGACACTTTCAAACTTTGAAGTGACTCAAGGCTACAAGGATACGACTGATTTATCTGTGACTGCTAAGTTTAAACTTCTAAATTCCGACGCCCGAGTCGGGACCCCGACCTTGCGGCAAGCGTCGGGGCTCCCAACTTATATATTGGCCTGGACTACGACCCCTTGGACTTTGCCGGGGAATACGGCGCTTGCGGTAAATCCGAGTATTGAATACTCTCTGGTTGAGCTCGAAAACATACGATATATCGTATCAAGCGCCAGATTGCCGGAAGTTTTTAAAGGTCAAACTTTTCGAGTCCTTCAGACTATAAAAGGGGACGAGCTTATTGGTCTTGAGTATGAACAACTTTTTGATTATTACGCCAAAGATTCAAAATTAAAGAATCGCGAAAACGGTTGGAAAATTTATCCGGCGGATTTTGTGACGACCGAAGATGGCACCGGCATTGTTCACATTGCCCCGGCCTTCGGTGAGGACGACTATCAGTTGTCACTTAAATTTAGCTTGCCTTTTGTTCAGCATGTTGGCACCAATGGCGTTTTCAAACCGGAGGTCAAAGATTTCCTCGGCCTTTCGGTTAAACCAAAGGAAGATCCGACCAAAACTGATGTCGAGATAATTAAGTGGCTAGCGCATGCCGGCAAGCTTTTTGCTAAAGAAAAATTCACCCACAGTTATCCTTTTTGTTGGCGCTGTGACACTCCGCTTATCAACTACGCGACTTCATCTTGGTTTGTAAAAGTTACCGCTCTCAAAGATAAATTGATCAAGGCAAACCAAGGAATCAGTTGGGTGCCTGAAGATGTGAAAGATGGTCGCTTCGGAAAATGGCTCGAAGGCGCACGCGATTGGGCAATTTCTCGCTCCCGCTTCTGGGGCGCGCCCTTGCCGGTCTGGCGCTGTGACAAGTGCGCTCGGCTTGAGGTGGTTGGTAGTCTGGCTGACCTGGAGAAACTCGAGGCGAAACCGCGCAACAAATTTCTAGTAATGCGTCACGGCGAGTCAACCTCAAATGTTGGCGGGGTTGTCTGTTCTCTGCTTGATTGTAATGGTCTCACTAAACTTGGCGTCAAAGAGGCGTTTGAGTCGGCCGAAGCCTTGAAGGGTCAAAAGATTGATTTGGTTATCACCTCACCTTTAAACCGGACCAAGGAAACGGCGGAAATTGTCCGAAAAGTTCTGAATTTACCGGAGACAGCGGTGATTGTCGATGAAAGTTTTCACGAAATTTCTTTCGGTGTTTTTGAAAAAAAATCCATTTCTGAATATCATGCCTTCTTTAAAAGCCCGCAAGCGCGCTTTGACGAACGGCCGGGGGGTGGGGAGAGTGAGGCCGATGTTAGGAAGCGAGTTGGGCGGAGACTTTTTGAGTTGGAAAATAAGTATGAAGGCAAAACGATTTTAATCGTGACGCACGATACTCCTGCCTGGCTCATCGGAGTGGCCGCCCTTGGACTTAATCGTGGAGACGCGGTCGCTTTTCATGGACCGGATTTGTTTCTAAAAAATGCCGAAGTCAAAGAGGTGACCTTGCGCATTTTGCCTAGAAACGAGGAATTTGAAATCGATTTGCACCGGCCTTTTATCGATGGTGTCAAAACCCAATGCTCTTGTGGCGGGACTCTGAAACGGGTGCCGGAGGTTTTTGACTGTTGGTACGAATCCGGCTCGATGCCATTTGCTTCGGTTCATTATCCTTTCGATAAAAGCCGGTTCAGTCCGGGTGGCTTTCTGAAAAGGCAAAAGAATTTTCCGGCCAACTTTATTGCCGAGGGTCAAGACCAAACTCGGGGCTGGTTTTACACCATGCTCATTTTAGGTGTGGCGCTTTTTGGGCGGTCACCTTATGAAAATGTGATTGTAAACGGGATTGTTTTGGCTGAAGACGGTCAGAAGATGTCCAAGCGTCTGCGCAATTATCCTGATCCAATGGAAGTGGTGGATAAATACGGCATGGATGCTTTGCGTTATTACCTTTTGGCTTCGCCGGTGGTTAAGGCTCAAGATCTTTGTTTTTCTGAAAAAGGAGTTGATGAAGTTTTGAAAAAAGTTTTTAACCGTCTCGACAATGTTCTCCAATTTTATCTTCTGTACTCTTCCTCACTACTTACTACTCACTCCTCACTACCAACTTCTACCAATGTTTTGGACCGTTGGATTTTGGCGCGATTAACCGAAACAACCGACAACATGACCGAAGCCTTTGAAGGCTATGAGTTGGATAAGGTGGTTAGACCAATCGGAGATTTTGTAGAGGATCTGTCCACTTGGTATTTGAGGCGTTCGCGAGATAGATTTAAAGGCGCCAATGAGGTTGATAAACAATCAGCCCTGGCGGCGACCAGATTTGTGCTAGCACAGTTTGCCAAGCTCTTGGCTCCAGTTGCCCCGTTCTTTGCGGAATACTTGTACGACAATGTTAAAGGTTTGAATGATTTTCAGAGTGTTCATTTGGAGAAATGGCCGGAGGCTAGTTTAGAAGTTAAGAAGTCGGGAAGTTCGGAAGTTTTGGAAGGGATGCAGGAGGTGAGAAAGGTGGTTTCACTCGGCTTAGAAGCTCGGGCCAAAGCCAACTTGAAGGTTCGCCAACCTTTGGCGAAGCTGACTTTCGATATTCATAGTTCGAAGATTAAAGATAAGCCGGAAATGCTCGCGCTTATTGCCGATGAGGTGAATGTGAAAGCGGTAGTTTGGGGGGAGACCGGCCATGATACGGTGGAGCTCGATACCAACATTACAGCGGAGCTTAAGGAGGAGGGCAGTGTGCGCGATTTTGTCCGGGCGGTTCAAGAACTAAGAAAGCAAAAGAATCTTAATCCTGGCGAGATAAAAAATCTTTCAGTTGCTACCAGCGAAGCCGGTCAGACTTTTCTTAAAAAATATGAAAAAGAAATAACTTCAACGACCGCCACTAAATTAAATTTTGTTCCAGTTCTCTCCGAAGGAATCGAAACTGTGGTGGATGGCCTCGTCTTCCGACTCGATATCTAA
- the argS gene encoding arginine--tRNA ligase — protein sequence MVQNELKKAVIGALGNLKIEAPEIVLEHPADLSHGDFSTNVALACAKKVGKNPRELAELIIKEISQRQLKEIESISVAGPGFINFKLSAKFLGEEMAKIVEDGNFGRNQSLKGKKVIVEYTDPNPFKQFHIGHLMSNSIGESIARLFEYTGAEVKRANYQGDVGLHVAKAIWGMEHKAKELAEAKSNNPSEQVAFLGSCYAFGAKDDSEKAKKEIQDLNKKVYERSDEKINQLFDWGRKASLDYFETIYHKLGTKFDFYFFESEVGPIGKQVVEEFLPHGVFEKSDGAVIFKGEDHGLHTRVFLNKEGLPTYEAKELGLSKVKHDKYSYDISVVVTGNEIKEYFKVLLCAMSLVFPELARKTKHLSHGMLRLPTGKMSSRTGDVITGESLLLGVESMVHEKIAERELVTEEKNRIANEVSVGAIKYSILRQAIGGDIIFDLEKSISFEGDSGPYLQYSYARAQSVLRKAKLQGPALYDKAGPCNEVGVLERHLIRFPEVVERAQQEFSPHHIATYLIEIAGAFNSFYANTKIIGSGEGEYYRLVLVRAFSQVMKNGLYLLGIKSPEVM from the coding sequence GTGGTACAGAATGAACTAAAAAAGGCGGTTATCGGAGCCCTCGGTAATCTAAAAATTGAAGCTCCGGAAATAGTTTTGGAACATCCGGCTGATTTGTCGCACGGAGATTTTTCGACTAATGTGGCTTTAGCTTGTGCTAAGAAGGTGGGCAAGAATCCCCGCGAATTGGCCGAACTGATTATTAAAGAAATTTCCCAAAGACAACTAAAAGAGATTGAGTCAATTTCTGTGGCTGGCCCTGGCTTCATCAATTTTAAATTGTCAGCAAAATTTTTGGGTGAAGAGATGGCCAAAATTGTCGAAGACGGCAATTTTGGCCGAAACCAATCTCTCAAGGGCAAAAAAGTTATCGTGGAATATACCGACCCTAATCCTTTTAAGCAATTTCATATCGGTCACCTGATGTCGAATTCAATCGGTGAGTCAATCGCCAGGCTTTTTGAATATACCGGTGCTGAAGTCAAAAGAGCCAATTACCAAGGTGATGTAGGTCTCCATGTAGCCAAAGCGATTTGGGGAATGGAGCACAAAGCCAAAGAATTGGCGGAGGCGAAGAGTAATAATCCTTCCGAACAGGTCGCTTTTCTGGGTTCCTGTTACGCCTTTGGCGCTAAAGATGACAGTGAGAAAGCCAAGAAGGAGATTCAAGATTTGAATAAGAAAGTTTACGAACGAAGTGATGAGAAAATCAACCAGCTTTTTGATTGGGGTAGGAAAGCGAGTCTGGATTATTTTGAGACGATATATCATAAGCTCGGAACCAAATTTGATTTTTATTTCTTCGAAAGCGAAGTTGGGCCAATCGGCAAACAAGTTGTCGAAGAATTTCTGCCTCACGGGGTTTTTGAAAAAAGTGATGGCGCAGTGATTTTCAAAGGAGAAGACCATGGTCTGCATACCAGAGTTTTTCTGAACAAGGAAGGTTTGCCAACCTATGAAGCGAAAGAGTTGGGTTTGTCTAAGGTTAAACACGACAAATATTCTTATGACATTTCGGTAGTGGTGACCGGAAATGAGATCAAAGAATATTTTAAAGTCTTACTCTGCGCGATGAGTTTAGTTTTTCCAGAATTAGCCAGGAAAACCAAGCATCTCTCTCATGGCATGCTCCGGCTACCAACCGGTAAGATGTCTTCTCGAACCGGCGATGTGATTACGGGGGAGTCGCTACTTCTGGGAGTTGAATCAATGGTCCACGAGAAAATTGCCGAAAGGGAACTCGTGACCGAAGAAAAGAATCGGATTGCCAACGAGGTGTCGGTTGGGGCGATTAAATACTCGATTTTGAGGCAAGCCATCGGTGGCGATATCATCTTTGATTTAGAAAAGTCTATTTCTTTTGAGGGTGACTCCGGTCCGTACCTGCAGTATTCCTATGCCCGCGCCCAGTCGGTTTTACGCAAGGCGAAATTACAAGGTCCGGCCTTGTACGACAAGGCCGGACCTTGTAATGAGGTGGGAGTTTTAGAGCGACACCTGATTCGTTTCCCAGAGGTTGTTGAAAGGGCGCAACAGGAGTTCTCACCCCATCATATTGCTACTTATCTGATTGAAATTGCAGGCGCTTTTAATAGTTTTTATGCGAATACAAAAATCATCGGTTCGGGTGAAGGTGAATATTACCGACTAGTATTGGTTAGGGCTTTTTCTCAAGTCATGAAAAACGGTCTGTATCTATTGGGTATCAAATCACCAGAAGTAATGTAG
- the glyA gene encoding serine hydroxymethyltransferase produces the protein MKDKEIEKLIKAERVRQKQVINLIPSENYVSKDVLTALGSELNNKYSEGYPGKRYYGGQTVIDKVELLCQKRALKLFKLDQAEWSANVQPLSGSPANLAVYLALVPKGEKIMGMSLTHGGHLTHGQAVSITGKFWQSVSYGVNEKTEVIDYPALEKLALAEKPKIIVGGFTAYPRIVDFKKLREIADVSGSYLMVDMSHFAGLVAGGAYPSPFPYADVVTTTTHKTLRGPRAAIIFSRKGKTVENSKGKLVSISDLIDKAVFPGIQGGPHENQVAGVAVALKEAMSPAFKKYAKQVVKNAKALAGELKRLGWHIISGGTDSHLILVDTWTAPKGGSGIPGKEAEAKLEKARIICNKNTIPGETRSPFDPSGIRLGTPAETTRGRNEKDFIKIAQKIDQVLRGK, from the coding sequence ATGAAGGACAAAGAAATTGAGAAATTAATAAAGGCCGAGCGAGTGAGGCAGAAGCAGGTGATTAACCTCATCCCATCAGAGAACTATGTTTCCAAGGATGTTTTAACGGCACTAGGTTCAGAGCTCAATAATAAATATTCCGAAGGGTATCCCGGCAAACGCTACTATGGCGGTCAAACTGTGATTGATAAGGTTGAGCTGCTTTGCCAAAAAAGGGCGCTTAAACTTTTCAAACTGGATCAGGCCGAATGGAGCGCCAATGTTCAGCCGCTCTCCGGCTCACCGGCCAATCTGGCGGTTTATTTGGCGCTGGTACCAAAAGGCGAGAAAATTATGGGCATGTCTTTGACTCATGGCGGCCACCTAACTCACGGACAGGCCGTTTCGATTACCGGCAAGTTCTGGCAGTCAGTTTCTTACGGAGTAAATGAGAAAACTGAAGTTATCGACTATCCGGCTCTGGAAAAATTGGCCTTGGCCGAAAAACCAAAAATTATTGTCGGCGGTTTTACTGCCTACCCGCGAATTGTTGATTTCAAAAAGTTGCGAGAAATTGCCGATGTCTCCGGCTCGTATCTTATGGTAGACATGTCGCACTTTGCTGGCTTGGTTGCCGGTGGTGCCTATCCGTCGCCCTTTCCTTATGCCGATGTGGTGACAACCACGACTCACAAGACCCTAAGAGGTCCTCGAGCGGCGATTATTTTTTCTCGTAAGGGCAAAACGGTTGAAAATTCTAAAGGTAAATTGGTGAGCATTTCTGATTTAATCGACAAGGCAGTTTTCCCAGGGATTCAGGGTGGGCCTCACGAAAACCAAGTGGCTGGTGTAGCGGTCGCCTTGAAAGAGGCTATGAGTCCGGCTTTCAAAAAATATGCCAAACAAGTCGTAAAGAACGCCAAGGCTTTGGCGGGTGAGCTCAAGCGTCTCGGTTGGCACATTATTTCCGGTGGCACCGATTCTCATCTTATTTTGGTTGACACTTGGACGGCTCCGAAAGGTGGTAGCGGTATTCCTGGTAAAGAGGCCGAGGCTAAATTGGAAAAAGCCAGGATTATTTGCAACAAAAATACAATTCCTGGTGAGACAAGGTCACCTTTTGATCCGTCAGGGATCAGATTGGGGACACCAGCCGAAACTACCAGAGGCAGAAATGAGAAGGATTTCATCAAAATTGCCCAAAAAATTGATCAGGTTTTGAGAGGAAAATAA
- the thyA gene encoding thymidylate synthase has product MNKKISNGMKSLSERTADSQYQDLMRSVLKNGTRTQSQQGVDAMTLIAPMSLHFKLANGFPILNERSLNPKRASDSKSVAVWQQAIGEILGFINGARTQAKLEKFGCHWWRHWVTKEKCEKRGFEEGDLGDGSYGAAFHDFPTVEGGTYNQFKNIIEQIKEYPHLRTHFISPWIPQYTIRGNGKRQRVVVAPCHGWIHIRIIDNKLTLHMFQRSCDIPLGLPQNLIQYAALTMAIAQITGFEAYEYIHSFSDAHIYVDQIPAVEEMLAREPKRLATMSIDPNIKDLFDFRIEHFTLSDYDPHPAIKGIPVAI; this is encoded by the coding sequence ATGAACAAAAAAATCTCTAACGGGATGAAATCCTTAAGCGAGCGAACAGCCGATAGTCAGTATCAAGATTTGATGCGCAGCGTCTTAAAAAATGGTACCCGAACCCAAAGCCAGCAGGGTGTCGACGCCATGACACTGATTGCCCCGATGTCACTCCATTTTAAACTGGCCAACGGTTTTCCGATTCTCAACGAACGCAGTCTTAATCCTAAACGAGCCTCCGATTCCAAAAGTGTGGCCGTTTGGCAACAAGCCATTGGAGAGATTTTGGGATTTATAAACGGAGCTCGGACTCAAGCCAAGCTAGAGAAATTCGGCTGTCACTGGTGGCGCCATTGGGTGACCAAAGAAAAGTGCGAGAAGCGAGGCTTCGAGGAAGGCGATTTGGGCGATGGCTCCTACGGCGCCGCTTTTCATGACTTCCCAACTGTCGAGGGTGGTACCTACAATCAGTTCAAAAACATTATCGAACAAATCAAGGAGTATCCGCACTTGCGGACACATTTTATTTCCCCGTGGATTCCGCAATATACGATTCGAGGAAATGGTAAAAGGCAACGGGTTGTGGTGGCGCCTTGTCACGGCTGGATCCATATCAGAATTATCGACAACAAATTGACCCTGCACATGTTTCAAAGGTCTTGCGACATCCCGCTCGGCTTACCGCAAAATTTAATTCAATATGCCGCCCTCACAATGGCCATCGCTCAAATCACCGGCTTTGAAGCCTATGAATATATTCACAGCTTCTCTGATGCCCATATTTATGTCGACCAAATTCCGGCTGTGGAGGAAATGTTAGCCCGCGAGCCAAAGAGGCTGGCAACAATGTCCATTGACCCAAACATTAAGGACCTGTTCGATTTTCGGATTGAGCACTTTACCCTATCTGACTACGATCCGCACCCGGCCATTAAAGGTATTCCGGTGGCGATTTAA
- a CDS encoding dihydrofolate reductase: protein MISIYVAMTRNRVIGRNNELPWRISADLKRLSQTTRGHKIIMGRKTHESILKRLGKPLPERQTIVITRQKDYEVPEDCIVTDSIQKAVALVSPSEEAFVFGGAEIYNLAIPYTDKLYLTKVEAEVEGDAYFPELNWADWELTSTEPHQKDEKNEFNYTFEIYERRR from the coding sequence ATGATTTCAATTTATGTCGCCATGACAAGAAATCGGGTAATTGGCAGAAACAACGAACTGCCTTGGCGCATTTCGGCTGATTTAAAAAGACTCTCCCAAACCACTCGAGGTCACAAAATAATTATGGGCCGGAAAACCCACGAATCAATCCTGAAACGATTAGGAAAACCCTTACCAGAGAGACAAACTATTGTCATCACTCGACAGAAGGATTATGAGGTTCCGGAAGACTGCATCGTGACCGATTCTATCCAAAAGGCCGTCGCACTGGTCTCACCAAGCGAAGAGGCCTTTGTTTTTGGCGGAGCAGAAATATATAATTTAGCCATCCCCTATACTGATAAACTTTACTTAACTAAAGTCGAAGCCGAAGTCGAAGGCGATGCTTACTTCCCGGAGCTGAACTGGGCCGACTGGGAGCTGACCTCAACCGAACCACACCAAAAAGACGAGAAGAACGAATTTAATTATACTTTTGAAATCTATGAGCGACGCCGCTAA